A window of the Amycolatopsis solani genome harbors these coding sequences:
- a CDS encoding VOC family protein, with translation MPEPFDALRRPSERVGPDPDFAAELRDNLRRVILNGADMTTTSEAPATDAELRSLTPYLAVSDARAALDFYVEVFGAVRRGEPILMDDGRIGHAELAIGDAVLMLAEEYPEIGHVAPREGGASVRVEVPDPDVSVTRALERGATLIRAVSDSPYGRGGSFRDPFGQRWLVSQATPKPAASPKPGEAMYFTFQVPEAEPAKSFYGAVLGWEFTPGSVSDAWGFSGPGLEGGLWAGDRQVGWKLMYAVDDLDAARARVGEQGGQAGEVENHPYGRTADCTDNQGIEFWLWQRP, from the coding sequence ATGCCTGAGCCGTTCGACGCGCTTCGCCGGCCTTCCGAGCGGGTCGGTCCCGACCCGGACTTCGCCGCCGAACTGCGCGACAACCTGCGTCGCGTGATCTTGAACGGAGCCGATATGACGACCACCTCCGAAGCGCCGGCCACCGACGCCGAACTGCGCTCGCTGACGCCGTACCTCGCCGTCTCCGACGCGCGCGCCGCCCTCGACTTCTACGTCGAGGTCTTCGGCGCGGTGCGCCGCGGCGAGCCGATCCTGATGGACGACGGCCGGATCGGGCACGCCGAACTGGCCATCGGCGACGCCGTGCTCATGCTCGCCGAGGAGTACCCGGAGATCGGGCACGTGGCCCCGCGCGAAGGGGGCGCGTCGGTGCGGGTGGAGGTGCCGGACCCGGACGTCAGCGTGACCCGGGCCCTGGAGCGGGGCGCGACGCTGATCCGCGCGGTGAGCGACTCGCCGTACGGGCGCGGCGGCTCGTTCCGCGACCCGTTCGGCCAGCGCTGGCTGGTCTCGCAGGCGACGCCGAAGCCCGCCGCGTCGCCGAAACCGGGCGAGGCCATGTACTTCACGTTCCAGGTCCCGGAAGCCGAGCCGGCGAAGTCGTTCTACGGCGCGGTCCTCGGCTGGGAGTTCACGCCGGGTTCGGTGTCCGACGCTTGGGGCTTCTCGGGACCGGGTCTCGAAGGCGGGCTGTGGGCGGGCGACCGGCAGGTCGGCTGGAAGCTGATGTACGCCGTGGACGACCTCGACGCGGCCCGGGCCAGGGTCGGCGAACAGGGCGGTCAGGCCGGCGAAGTGGAGAACCACCCGTACGGCCGGACCGCGGACTGCACCGACAACCAGGGCATCGAGTTCTGGCTCTGGCAGCGGCCCTAG
- a CDS encoding helix-turn-helix transcriptional regulator encodes MTTAVESELRRQELARFLRSRRERITPEQVGLPLVGRRRTPGLRREEVAQLAGVGVTWYTWLEQGRDINASEQVLQAIARTLRLDPHEHTHLFRLAGAPEPDGEKDCQVISPQLELMLKKLEPYPVAVRNARCDLLGYNRGYSWLMGDVDAIPFEDRNTLVQCLLNPQWRERMLDWDTNIPRVIASFRAAMAEHVAEPAWKNLVKRLKAESPLFAELWPHHDVNSEPIRTKRYLHPEVGLLQFNFTYLYYGRRSEITVSTYTPADEETAAKLPLVFD; translated from the coding sequence ATGACCACCGCCGTCGAATCCGAGCTCCGCCGCCAGGAGCTGGCGAGGTTCCTGCGCAGCCGCCGCGAGCGGATCACCCCTGAGCAGGTCGGCCTTCCCCTCGTGGGCCGCCGCCGCACGCCGGGGCTGCGCCGCGAAGAGGTCGCGCAGCTCGCGGGCGTCGGGGTCACTTGGTACACGTGGCTCGAGCAGGGCCGCGACATCAACGCGTCCGAGCAGGTGCTGCAGGCGATCGCGCGCACGCTGCGCCTCGACCCGCACGAGCACACCCACCTCTTCCGCCTGGCCGGCGCGCCCGAGCCGGACGGCGAGAAGGACTGCCAGGTCATCTCGCCGCAGCTGGAGCTGATGCTGAAGAAGCTCGAGCCGTACCCGGTCGCGGTGCGCAACGCCCGCTGCGACCTGCTCGGCTACAACCGCGGCTACAGCTGGCTGATGGGCGACGTCGACGCGATCCCGTTCGAGGACCGCAACACCCTGGTCCAGTGCCTGCTCAACCCGCAGTGGCGCGAGCGCATGCTCGACTGGGACACGAACATCCCGCGCGTCATCGCCTCGTTCCGCGCGGCGATGGCCGAGCACGTCGCCGAGCCCGCATGGAAGAACCTGGTCAAGCGGCTCAAGGCGGAGTCGCCGCTGTTCGCCGAGCTCTGGCCGCACCACGACGTCAACTCGGAGCCGATCCGCACGAAGCGGTACCTGCACCCGGAGGTCGGGCTGCTGCAGTTCAACTTCACGTACCTCTACTACGGCCGCCGCTCGGAGATCACCGTGTCGACCTACACCCCGGCCGACGAGGAGACCGCGGCGAAGCTGCCGCTCGTGTTCGACTGA
- a CDS encoding RNA polymerase sigma factor, whose amino-acid sequence MTEPRVRPDPAFALLGLYETALPEVYGYLLSRCGDRTLAEELTSETFLGAVAACRKEYAPPVSTGWLIGVARHKLADHWRRKEREERGLRLVHDSEPEVEDPWDEQLDALRARQVLDSLGPHHRAALTLRYVDGLGVPEVAGHLGRSVHATEALLVRARAAFRRAYEEKEGRDA is encoded by the coding sequence GTGACGGAACCTCGGGTACGACCGGACCCGGCCTTCGCGCTGCTCGGCCTCTACGAGACCGCGCTGCCGGAGGTCTACGGGTACCTGCTGTCCCGCTGCGGCGACCGCACGCTCGCCGAGGAACTGACGTCCGAGACGTTCCTCGGCGCGGTCGCCGCCTGTCGCAAGGAGTACGCACCTCCAGTGAGCACCGGGTGGCTGATCGGCGTCGCCCGGCACAAGCTCGCCGACCACTGGCGGCGCAAAGAACGCGAGGAACGCGGCTTGCGGCTCGTGCACGACAGCGAGCCGGAGGTCGAAGACCCGTGGGACGAGCAGCTCGACGCCCTGCGCGCGAGACAGGTGCTCGACTCGCTCGGCCCGCACCACCGGGCCGCGCTGACCCTCCGGTACGTCGACGGCCTCGGGGTGCCCGAGGTCGCCGGCCACCTGGGCCGGAGCGTGCACGCCACCGAGGCGTTGCTCGTGCGGGCCCGCGCCGCGTTCCGGCGCGCTTACGAGGAGAAGGAGGGTCGCGATGCCTGA
- a CDS encoding alginate O-acetyltransferase AlgX-related protein, with protein MSSRPPSQLPSRPLLPRTPESFLPKEHNLYRPRHSKRQRTALACAAVFFVTPLFLSVIGVRPAAFENRPLRDFPSLADGFGFFTGLSGWATDHLPLRQAGVQAADAVGTGVFGDPPGSGQGTSHDGGTVGVDQGKPNTGDVPGYVYPTVLPGQDGWLYLGEDVNARCRPVMDTDHVVAALRKLRSVVERSGRKFELVIAPDKYSEEPTHLPDTYVGKPCAQARTAEFWNRVPRESGAIDLRPALADAEKRVGHSLYDRNDTHWSFDGGLVMTYALGAAIQPGSTANWQAAPNGVRPWPADLARVLGKNEQRSLTTYSLATDGGADRTRYIASDFKTPLHLSQPDGAKPKGSIAPNMAVVADSFTQFASPFLAATCQDVTIVHAETVAQSSAQELAGLFADRDIVTFELVERSVIGGSSALLRDQTIDLLGQVLAAHPR; from the coding sequence GTGTCCTCCCGTCCTCCGTCGCAGTTGCCCAGCCGGCCGCTGCTGCCGAGGACCCCGGAGTCGTTCCTCCCCAAGGAGCACAACCTCTACCGGCCCCGGCACAGCAAGCGCCAGCGCACCGCGCTGGCCTGCGCGGCCGTCTTCTTCGTCACGCCGCTGTTCCTGTCCGTGATCGGCGTGCGGCCCGCCGCGTTCGAGAACCGGCCGCTGCGCGACTTCCCCAGCCTCGCCGACGGCTTCGGGTTCTTCACCGGCCTGTCCGGCTGGGCGACCGACCACCTGCCGCTGCGCCAGGCCGGCGTCCAGGCCGCCGACGCGGTCGGCACCGGCGTCTTCGGCGACCCGCCCGGGTCCGGCCAGGGCACCAGCCACGACGGCGGCACCGTCGGCGTCGACCAGGGGAAGCCGAACACCGGCGACGTCCCCGGGTACGTCTACCCGACCGTGCTCCCGGGCCAGGACGGCTGGCTGTACCTCGGCGAGGACGTCAACGCGCGGTGCCGTCCGGTGATGGACACCGACCACGTCGTGGCGGCCCTGCGGAAGCTGCGTTCGGTCGTGGAGCGGTCGGGGCGGAAGTTCGAGCTGGTCATCGCGCCGGACAAGTACAGCGAAGAGCCCACGCACCTGCCCGACACCTACGTCGGCAAGCCGTGCGCGCAGGCCCGCACCGCCGAGTTCTGGAACCGCGTGCCGCGCGAGTCCGGCGCGATCGACCTGCGGCCCGCGCTCGCCGACGCCGAAAAGCGGGTCGGGCACTCGCTGTACGACCGCAACGACACGCACTGGTCGTTCGACGGCGGCCTGGTCATGACGTACGCGCTGGGCGCGGCCATCCAGCCCGGCAGCACGGCGAACTGGCAGGCGGCGCCGAACGGCGTCCGGCCGTGGCCCGCCGACCTGGCCCGGGTGCTCGGCAAGAACGAGCAGCGCTCGCTGACGACGTACAGCCTCGCCACCGACGGCGGTGCCGACCGGACCCGCTACATCGCCAGCGACTTCAAAACGCCGCTGCACCTGAGCCAGCCGGACGGCGCCAAGCCGAAGGGCTCGATCGCTCCGAACATGGCGGTGGTCGCCGACTCGTTCACCCAGTTCGCGAGCCCGTTCCTGGCCGCGACCTGCCAGGACGTCACCATCGTGCACGCCGAGACGGTGGCGCAGAGCAGCGCGCAGGAGCTGGCCGGACTGTTCGCCGACCGGGACATCGTGACCTTCGAACTGGTGGAGCGGAGCGTCATCGGCGGGTCGTCCGCGCTGCTGCGCGACCAGACGATCGACCTGCTCGGTCAGGTGCTCGCGGCGCACCCGCGCTGA
- a CDS encoding MFS transporter translates to MTTTELAPSTPGAQFRPGLTPAGLVTVLLGAALPIIDFFIVNVALPTIDADLHASTATLELVVAAYGIAYAVLLVVGGRLGDSFGRRRLFFWGLWLFTLTSLACGLAPTATTLVLARAAQGAASALLLPQVLSIIQATTSGEERSRALGLFGATGGLSTVVGQLLGGGLVAADLFGSGWRPIFLVNVPIGLVVLVLARRLPESRAHNPLGVDRLGTVLLAVTLLSLLVPLMEGRALGWPVWTIALLAVFPFAAAALVHVERRLERTGGTPLLPPSVLRLPSVRRGLMVAIPFFAAFGSFMFVYAMTLQEGLHFGPLGAGVALTPLAVAYFTVSMLSSRLVARYGQRVVPVGGAITALGMVALLCTSLAQWPNLTVLDLAPSMVAIGVGNALAMTTLFRIVLSHVPTDLAGVGSGVMTTNQQTSLALGVATLGSLYAALAGSLGSRDAFALVIGVVAVLAAIVAVTGRRLPDPRV, encoded by the coding sequence ATGACCACGACTGAACTCGCGCCGAGTACCCCCGGCGCCCAATTTCGGCCGGGACTGACCCCCGCCGGCCTGGTCACGGTGCTGCTGGGGGCGGCACTGCCCATCATCGACTTCTTCATCGTCAACGTCGCGCTGCCGACGATCGACGCCGACCTGCACGCGTCCACCGCCACCCTGGAACTGGTCGTGGCGGCCTACGGCATCGCGTACGCGGTGCTGCTGGTGGTCGGCGGCCGCCTCGGCGACTCGTTCGGCAGGCGACGGCTGTTCTTTTGGGGACTCTGGCTGTTCACGCTGACGTCCCTGGCCTGCGGACTCGCCCCGACGGCGACCACGCTGGTGCTCGCCCGCGCCGCGCAGGGGGCGGCGTCGGCATTGCTGCTGCCGCAGGTGCTCTCGATCATCCAGGCGACGACGTCCGGCGAAGAGCGTTCGCGCGCGCTGGGGTTGTTCGGCGCGACCGGCGGCCTCTCGACGGTCGTCGGCCAGCTCCTCGGCGGCGGACTGGTGGCCGCGGACCTGTTCGGCAGCGGCTGGCGGCCGATCTTCCTGGTGAACGTGCCCATCGGGCTGGTGGTGCTGGTGCTGGCCCGCCGCCTGCCGGAGAGCCGCGCGCACAACCCGCTGGGCGTCGACCGGCTCGGTACCGTGCTCCTGGCCGTGACGCTGCTGTCGCTGCTGGTCCCGCTGATGGAAGGCCGCGCACTGGGCTGGCCGGTGTGGACGATCGCGCTGCTGGCCGTCTTCCCGTTCGCCGCCGCCGCGCTGGTCCACGTCGAACGGCGCTTGGAGCGGACCGGTGGCACGCCGCTGCTGCCGCCGTCGGTGCTGCGGCTGCCGAGCGTCCGGCGCGGGCTCATGGTGGCGATCCCGTTCTTCGCCGCGTTCGGCTCGTTCATGTTCGTCTACGCGATGACGCTGCAGGAGGGCCTGCACTTCGGCCCGCTCGGCGCCGGCGTCGCGCTGACGCCGCTCGCGGTCGCGTACTTCACGGTGTCGATGCTGAGCAGCCGGCTGGTGGCCCGCTACGGGCAGCGGGTCGTCCCGGTCGGCGGCGCGATCACGGCGCTCGGCATGGTGGCGCTGCTGTGCACGTCGCTGGCGCAGTGGCCGAACCTGACCGTGCTCGACCTGGCGCCGTCGATGGTGGCGATCGGCGTCGGGAACGCGCTGGCGATGACGACGTTGTTCCGGATCGTCCTGTCGCACGTGCCGACCGACCTGGCCGGCGTCGGCAGCGGCGTGATGACGACGAACCAGCAGACGTCGCTGGCGCTGGGCGTCGCCACGCTGGGGAGCCTGTACGCGGCCCTCGCGGGTTCGCTGGGCAGCCGGGACGCGTTCGCGCTGGTGATCGGGGTGGTGGCGGTGCTGGCGGCGATCGTCGCGGTCACCGGTCGGCGGCTGCCCGACCCGCGGGTCTGA
- a CDS encoding sensor histidine kinase encodes MRWPPWLGRVVRTVVVTGFVLGATSGASRWQPGAPPMTPPAAAWLVATGLTLLLVHRFPLTIFLVTTASAFGYYASGLPGGPVILVPTIALFLLTRQRGPLTAGITGSAALAVLYLVHVVTSGSFALAFGAGFLVVWLVAVIGVGTAVRYQLDALAARREQADEHRHRLAEQERLRIAREVHDVVAHSLAMINVQAGVAAHVADRRPEQAKEALLNIKAASASALKDLRATLAVLRSGEDKAPAPSLAQAGELLDHARDAGLAVDVHGEPGDLPAPVDAAAYRILQESLTNVVRHADRPDRVDVRFERKAGTFVMKVRDDGRGTAQPTPGHGLRGMSERAAALGGRCTAGPVEGGFEVCVELPIEGEA; translated from the coding sequence ATGAGATGGCCGCCGTGGCTGGGGCGCGTGGTGCGCACCGTCGTCGTCACCGGGTTCGTGCTCGGGGCGACCAGTGGGGCTTCGCGCTGGCAGCCCGGCGCGCCGCCGATGACCCCGCCGGCGGCCGCGTGGCTCGTCGCCACCGGGCTGACCCTGCTGCTCGTCCACCGCTTCCCGCTGACGATCTTCCTGGTCACGACGGCGTCGGCGTTCGGCTACTACGCCTCCGGGCTGCCCGGCGGGCCGGTCATCCTCGTCCCGACCATCGCGCTCTTCCTGCTCACCCGGCAACGCGGGCCGCTCACCGCCGGGATCACCGGGTCCGCCGCGCTCGCCGTCCTCTACCTGGTCCACGTCGTGACGTCGGGGTCGTTCGCGCTGGCGTTCGGCGCCGGGTTCCTCGTCGTCTGGCTGGTCGCGGTGATCGGGGTCGGCACCGCCGTCCGCTACCAGCTCGACGCGCTCGCCGCGCGCCGCGAGCAGGCCGACGAGCACCGCCACCGGCTCGCCGAGCAGGAACGGCTGCGCATCGCCCGCGAGGTCCACGACGTCGTCGCGCACAGCCTCGCCATGATCAACGTCCAGGCAGGCGTCGCCGCGCACGTCGCCGACCGGCGGCCCGAGCAGGCGAAGGAAGCGCTGCTGAACATCAAGGCGGCCAGCGCGTCCGCGCTCAAGGACCTGCGCGCGACCCTGGCCGTGCTGCGCTCGGGCGAGGACAAGGCGCCCGCGCCGAGCCTCGCCCAGGCCGGCGAGCTGCTGGATCACGCGCGCGACGCCGGGCTGGCGGTCGACGTCCACGGCGAGCCCGGTGACCTCCCCGCCCCGGTGGACGCGGCCGCGTACCGGATCCTGCAGGAGTCGCTGACCAACGTCGTCCGGCACGCCGACCGCCCGGACCGCGTCGACGTCCGGTTCGAGCGGAAAGCGGGAACTTTCGTCATGAAAGTTCGCGACGACGGCCGGGGCACCGCCCAGCCGACCCCGGGCCACGGCCTGCGGGGCATGTCCGAACGCGCCGCCGCGCTCGGCGGCCGGTGCACCGCCGGGCCGGTCGAAGGCGGTTTCGAAGTGTGCGTCGAGCTACCGATCGAGGGGGAAGCATGA
- a CDS encoding DUF1707 domain-containing protein, with protein sequence MTWQEELRRLDEELAAGNLTADEYRARRDRVLSMAVSTGESQSAAPAQPAQAAQPQVPGNAAETQIIPPVSPPQPQSQENSAEATQVVSAADAGGGERTQVVPQWQQQQQHSPSGGFPQQQPPPQYSQHSPAGGFAQPMQQQNPWGAQQQDVSPPWGGSEFPPLAPSSNADWISQGPESFQTQPSSGKGKKIAFAVIAVLVVAGLGFGVWALFIKDGGGQNPPVAQSSSQQQPPPPPSVKPLQEPPAAKPEPADNSAALITPAGTTRAGGGEFDLDKLQSAKYLPTTVIEKLKQSGMTEGLLKTTKDGDVTLGLFALELPNAQAASAVAAEYGNAEQEGGLTVNRNLSLHGVPVYSAADANQQVYRAVYVLYNRVVIIDSFGPSKDATLSSFKTLLTAQVQKAPPTERTNN encoded by the coding sequence GTGACCTGGCAGGAAGAGCTGCGCAGGCTTGACGAGGAGCTCGCGGCAGGCAACCTGACGGCCGACGAATACCGGGCGCGCCGAGATCGCGTGCTGTCCATGGCCGTCTCGACCGGCGAGAGCCAGTCGGCGGCCCCCGCGCAGCCCGCCCAGGCCGCGCAGCCGCAGGTACCCGGCAACGCCGCCGAGACCCAGATCATCCCGCCGGTGTCCCCGCCCCAGCCGCAGTCGCAGGAGAACTCCGCCGAAGCGACGCAGGTCGTCTCCGCGGCCGACGCCGGCGGTGGCGAGCGGACCCAGGTCGTCCCGCAGTGGCAGCAGCAACAGCAGCACTCGCCGTCGGGCGGGTTCCCGCAGCAGCAGCCGCCCCCGCAGTACAGCCAGCACTCCCCCGCCGGCGGGTTCGCCCAGCCGATGCAGCAGCAGAACCCGTGGGGCGCGCAGCAGCAGGACGTCAGCCCGCCGTGGGGTGGCTCGGAGTTCCCGCCGCTGGCGCCGTCCAGCAACGCGGACTGGATCAGCCAGGGCCCGGAGAGCTTCCAGACCCAGCCGTCGTCCGGCAAGGGCAAGAAGATCGCGTTCGCCGTGATCGCGGTGCTCGTCGTGGCCGGCCTCGGCTTCGGCGTCTGGGCGCTGTTCATCAAGGACGGCGGCGGCCAGAACCCGCCGGTCGCCCAGAGCTCGAGCCAGCAGCAGCCGCCGCCCCCGCCGAGCGTCAAGCCGCTCCAGGAGCCGCCCGCGGCCAAGCCCGAGCCGGCCGACAACTCCGCCGCGCTGATCACCCCGGCGGGCACGACCCGCGCCGGCGGTGGCGAGTTCGACCTGGACAAGCTGCAGTCCGCCAAGTACCTGCCGACGACGGTCATCGAGAAGCTCAAGCAGAGCGGCATGACCGAGGGCCTGCTCAAGACGACCAAGGACGGCGACGTCACGCTGGGCCTGTTCGCGCTGGAGCTGCCGAACGCGCAGGCCGCCTCCGCGGTGGCCGCCGAGTACGGCAACGCGGAGCAGGAAGGCGGCCTGACCGTCAACCGCAACCTGTCGCTGCACGGCGTCCCGGTGTACTCCGCGGCCGACGCGAACCAGCAGGTCTACCGCGCGGTCTACGTGCTCTACAACCGCGTGGTCATCATCGACTCGTTCGGCCCGTCCAAGGACGCGACGCTCAGCTCGTTCAAGACGCTGCTGACCGCGCAGGTCCAGAAGGCGCCGCCGACGGAGCGCACGAACAACTGA
- a CDS encoding SAM-dependent methyltransferase has translation MSGGRGPGYDQRLARERETFAGQEEIHGNLPPSAHRWSNRHVRPKLEALGVPGLDELIVGQLADRARGLSRDVVVLSLGSGNGDQELGWLRGLAAEGLDNVRLRLLELNPEMQARAEASAREQGVADRVELITADFNTWRADAEHDVVVGFQALHHVLDLEHLYGEIKRSLTADGVLVVHDMIGRNGHRRWPEAHEVVDRIWATLPPELRHNSLTGRIDERFEDVDCAADGFEGIRAQDVLPVLLDHLHPSLFLPYGNVIDPFVDRIYGHNFDMENAEHVALIDEIGVLDDSLLDLGLVTGTRLTALFHPTPQPLRVHGNRTPERSVRDTRVVDPADRVSFRPGGNGERLVGGKGVVTGRMNGIAHDDWAAPSVEFPVLTTGPVEALELKTYLPDDATEHGSVTVSVDGVPVAKADVGAGLTEQVLPVRLDAHRQVRLSLDADWSITAGLGGDRRTLAYVLVEVGLR, from the coding sequence ATGAGTGGTGGCCGAGGGCCGGGCTACGACCAGCGGCTGGCCAGGGAACGCGAGACCTTCGCCGGCCAGGAGGAGATCCACGGCAACCTGCCGCCGTCGGCGCACCGGTGGTCCAACCGGCACGTGCGCCCGAAGCTCGAAGCGCTCGGCGTACCGGGACTCGACGAGCTGATCGTCGGGCAGCTCGCCGACCGCGCGCGGGGGCTCTCCCGCGACGTCGTGGTGCTGTCGCTGGGCAGCGGCAACGGCGACCAGGAGCTCGGCTGGCTGCGCGGCCTGGCCGCCGAAGGCCTGGACAACGTCCGGCTGCGGCTGCTGGAGCTGAACCCCGAGATGCAGGCGCGGGCCGAGGCGTCGGCCCGCGAGCAGGGCGTGGCCGACCGGGTCGAGCTGATCACCGCGGACTTCAACACCTGGCGCGCCGACGCCGAGCACGACGTCGTCGTCGGGTTCCAGGCCCTGCACCACGTGCTGGACCTCGAACACCTCTACGGCGAGATCAAGCGCAGCCTCACCGCGGACGGCGTCCTGGTCGTGCACGACATGATCGGCCGCAACGGGCACCGCCGGTGGCCCGAGGCGCACGAGGTCGTCGACCGGATCTGGGCCACGCTGCCGCCGGAGCTGCGGCACAACTCGCTGACCGGGCGGATCGACGAGCGGTTCGAAGACGTCGACTGCGCCGCGGACGGGTTCGAGGGCATCCGCGCGCAGGACGTCCTGCCGGTGCTGCTCGACCACCTGCACCCGAGCCTGTTCCTGCCCTACGGCAACGTGATCGACCCGTTCGTCGACCGCATCTACGGCCACAACTTCGACATGGAAAACGCCGAGCACGTGGCCCTGATCGACGAGATCGGCGTCCTCGACGACAGCCTGCTCGACCTCGGGCTGGTCACCGGCACGCGGCTGACCGCGCTGTTCCACCCCACGCCCCAGCCGTTGCGCGTGCACGGCAACCGGACGCCCGAGCGGTCGGTGCGCGACACCCGCGTGGTCGACCCCGCGGACCGCGTCTCGTTCCGGCCCGGCGGCAACGGCGAACGGCTGGTGGGCGGCAAGGGCGTGGTGACCGGGCGGATGAACGGCATCGCCCACGACGACTGGGCCGCGCCGTCGGTCGAGTTCCCGGTGCTGACCACCGGCCCGGTCGAAGCGCTCGAACTCAAGACCTACCTGCCGGACGACGCCACCGAGCACGGCAGCGTCACGGTGTCCGTGGACGGCGTCCCGGTCGCGAAGGCCGACGTCGGGGCGGGGCTGACCGAGCAGGTGCTGCCGGTCCGGCTCGACGCGCACCGGCAGGTCCGGCTCTCGCTCGACGCGGACTGGTCGATCACGGCCGGGCTCGGCGGCGACCGCCGCACACTGGCGTACGTCCTGGTCGAAGTGGGCCTCCGCTAA
- a CDS encoding response regulator transcription factor translates to MIRVLLADDQVLVRAGFRVLLETEDGFEVCGEAGDGEQAVAGALEHRPDIVVMDVRMPGVDGLEATRRVTAHPDLAGTKVLVLTTFDVDEYVYEALRAGASGFLLKDTEPVELLRALRVVASGEALLAPTVTRRLIQEFVGRPENRRVDTSAVREITDREREVLALVAGGMSNDEIAAHLVISTATARTHVSRIMTKIGARDRAQLVVLAYESGLVSPRRPA, encoded by the coding sequence ATGATCCGCGTCCTGCTGGCCGACGACCAGGTCCTGGTCCGCGCCGGGTTCCGCGTGCTGCTGGAGACCGAAGACGGCTTCGAGGTGTGCGGCGAAGCCGGTGACGGCGAGCAAGCCGTGGCCGGCGCGCTCGAGCACCGGCCGGACATCGTCGTGATGGACGTCCGGATGCCCGGCGTCGACGGCCTCGAAGCGACTCGCCGGGTCACCGCGCACCCCGACCTCGCCGGGACGAAGGTGCTGGTCCTGACCACGTTCGACGTCGACGAGTACGTCTACGAAGCCCTGCGGGCCGGCGCGAGCGGGTTCCTGCTGAAGGACACCGAGCCGGTCGAGCTGCTGCGCGCACTGCGCGTGGTCGCGAGCGGCGAGGCGCTGCTGGCGCCCACGGTCACGCGCCGGCTGATCCAGGAGTTCGTCGGCCGCCCGGAGAACCGGCGGGTCGACACCAGCGCCGTCCGCGAGATCACCGACCGCGAACGCGAGGTCCTCGCGCTCGTCGCGGGCGGCATGTCGAACGACGAAATCGCCGCCCACCTGGTGATCTCGACGGCCACGGCCCGCACCCACGTCAGCCGCATCATGACGAAGATCGGCGCGCGGGACCGGGCGCAGCTGGTGGTGCTGGCCTACGAGTCGGGCCTGGTCAGCCCGCGTCGCCCCGCCTGA